In a single window of the Clarias gariepinus isolate MV-2021 ecotype Netherlands chromosome 16, CGAR_prim_01v2, whole genome shotgun sequence genome:
- the LOC128544848 gene encoding uncharacterized protein LOC128544848 isoform X1, with the protein MMATLTITLYLTVVLAAYQDVVADSKKEQKNKGKSLIMECKTTDGQKDNFKLFANVPSKHIVVVYDKQTNNYTISKEYKERVTIKGPFDKITMELKDLQLGDSGLYVGQYSNFNLQKNVEEEEEVCAILLHVNEEKIAPTEKVTGKDSSVLSEAQILIFALTACTLVIVFGLMMWVCLPKVKARCKSEEDGSPREYNPVYEDMHRVRK; encoded by the exons ATGATGGCAACTCTGACTATAACCTTGTACCTTACGGTTGTTCTGGCTGCCTACCAAGATGTAGTAGCAG ACTCTAAGAAGGAGCAGAAGAATAAAGGGAAATCCCTTATTATGGAATGCAAAACAACAGACGGGCAAAAAGATAATTTCAAACTTTTTGCAAATGTTCCAAGCAAGCACATAGTGGTGGTCTATGACAAACAGACTAACAACTATACAATCAGTAAAGAATACAAAGAAAGAGTGACTATCAAGGGCCCCTTTGACAAAATAACTATGGAGCTTAAGGACCTGCAGCTGGGGGACTCTGGACTGTATGTGGGTCAGTACAGCAATttcaatttgcaaaaaaatgtagaagaagaagaagaagtctgCGCCATTCTCTTGCATGTGAATG AAGAAAAGATCGCACCCACTGAAAAAGTAACTGGTAAAGATTCATCTGTCTTGTCAGAGGCACAGATCCTGATCTTTGCCCTCACTGCATGCACTCTGGTTATTGTCTTTGGCCTGATGATGTGGGTGTGTTTACCCAAG gTGAAGGCCCGGTGTAAGAGTGAAGAAGATGGGTCCCCAAGAGAATATAATCCAGTCTATGAGGATATGCACCGTGTTCGAAAATAA
- the LOC128544848 gene encoding uncharacterized protein LOC128544848 isoform X2, with product MMATLTITLYLTVVLAAYQDVVADSKKEQKNKGKSLIMECKTTDGQKDNFKLFANVPSKHIVVVYDKQTNNYTISKEYKERVTIKGPFDKITMELKDLQLGDSGLYVGQYSNFNLQKNVEEEEEVCAILLHVNEAQILIFALTACTLVIVFGLMMWVCLPKVKARCKSEEDGSPREYNPVYEDMHRVRK from the exons ATGATGGCAACTCTGACTATAACCTTGTACCTTACGGTTGTTCTGGCTGCCTACCAAGATGTAGTAGCAG ACTCTAAGAAGGAGCAGAAGAATAAAGGGAAATCCCTTATTATGGAATGCAAAACAACAGACGGGCAAAAAGATAATTTCAAACTTTTTGCAAATGTTCCAAGCAAGCACATAGTGGTGGTCTATGACAAACAGACTAACAACTATACAATCAGTAAAGAATACAAAGAAAGAGTGACTATCAAGGGCCCCTTTGACAAAATAACTATGGAGCTTAAGGACCTGCAGCTGGGGGACTCTGGACTGTATGTGGGTCAGTACAGCAATttcaatttgcaaaaaaatgtagaagaagaagaagaagtctgCGCCATTCTCTTGCATGTGAATG AGGCACAGATCCTGATCTTTGCCCTCACTGCATGCACTCTGGTTATTGTCTTTGGCCTGATGATGTGGGTGTGTTTACCCAAG gTGAAGGCCCGGTGTAAGAGTGAAGAAGATGGGTCCCCAAGAGAATATAATCCAGTCTATGAGGATATGCACCGTGTTCGAAAATAA